A portion of the Blastopirellula sediminis genome contains these proteins:
- a CDS encoding biotin--[acetyl-CoA-carboxylase] ligase — protein sequence MDAFPQAALDEIRRSVGAVRVEALDELPSTSRFTKENAEAISASIPYVVVAERQTAGRGRGENQWHATDGALTFTAVFDQATLPIPLERWPQASLMTAVAVAEALESLVPDESIYVKWPNDIYSRGRKLCGILLERTESPRPLLHLGIGVNVNNSLEGAPSEVRDRAISLTEISGSEFFLPDVLLAILQRMQANFELCASDLTPLADAWRRRCLLSGRKVEIQSGEQAIAGICGGIDNSGALLVDSPGGVRRILAGVVTRF from the coding sequence ATGGATGCGTTTCCGCAGGCGGCGCTCGACGAGATCCGACGTAGCGTCGGCGCCGTTCGAGTGGAAGCGCTGGACGAATTGCCTTCGACCAGTCGCTTCACCAAAGAGAACGCCGAAGCGATCTCCGCGAGCATTCCGTACGTCGTCGTCGCGGAGCGGCAAACGGCCGGTCGTGGTCGCGGTGAGAACCAGTGGCATGCGACTGATGGCGCGCTCACCTTTACCGCCGTCTTTGATCAAGCGACCTTGCCGATTCCGCTTGAGCGTTGGCCGCAAGCGTCGCTGATGACGGCGGTCGCGGTGGCCGAAGCGCTGGAGTCGCTCGTCCCCGACGAGTCGATCTACGTGAAGTGGCCGAACGACATCTACAGTCGCGGTCGGAAGCTGTGCGGCATTCTGCTCGAACGGACCGAGTCGCCCCGTCCGCTGCTTCATCTGGGGATCGGCGTCAACGTGAATAACTCGCTCGAAGGGGCGCCCAGCGAAGTCCGCGATCGAGCGATTTCGTTGACCGAGATCAGCGGCAGCGAGTTTTTTCTCCCCGATGTGCTGCTCGCGATCTTGCAGCGGATGCAAGCGAACTTCGAATTGTGCGCAAGCGATCTGACGCCGCTAGCGGACGCCTGGCGGCGACGTTGTCTCCTGAGCGGTCGTAAGGTGGAAATTCAGTCCGGCGAACAGGCGATCGCCGGGATTTGCGGTGGAATCGATAATTCCGGCGCTCTGCTCGTCGATTCTCCGGGGGGAGTTCGGCGAATCTTGGCCGGTGTGGTGACGCGGTTCTAG
- a CDS encoding pyruvate carboxylase, which yields MKSIKKLLVANRSEIAIRICRSAHELGIRTVAMYSYEDRFALHRFKADEAYQIGTQGEPVRAYLDIDSVIRLCREHKIDAVHPGYGFMSENPELARACQENGIIFVGPSVDCLERLGDKTAARAIAEQAGVPVLSGSPKAIADAAEGRKLAEKLGFPIILKAAKGGGGRGMRVVREAKDFDTSFESATRESQSAFGSPDIFIEKYIEQARHIEVQLMGDTHGNLIHLFERDCSVQRRHQKVVEIAPAPNLLPEVRTALCDAAIKIGKQVGYQNAGTVEFLVDKATNQYYFIEVNPRIQVEHTVTEEVTGVDVVKTQILVAQGEPLSHPDIDLADQSKIQTVGFALQCRVTTEDPANNFLPDYGRVSHYRSASGMGIRLDAGSAFSGAVVHPYYDSMLVKVSARGRKFTAAVKRMERALQEFRVRGVKTNIPFLIRVMSNKTFLAGDCTTRFIDETPDLFNLPVRRDRATKLLTYLGEVAVNGNELVKGRPVATRREPAPLPQYSTKGDAPAGLRQKYQELGAAKFGQWIREQQPLLYTDTTFRDAHQSLLATRVRTRDLVNIAEAYSRLCPQLFSLEMWGGATFDTSMRFLKEDPWRRLTEMREKVPNILFQMLLRASNAVGYTNYPDNVVTAFVEEAAQAGIDVFRVFDALNWAPNMQIAMEAVEKTRAICEASICYTGDISDPKRDKYSLKYYVDLAKQLEKMGAHILAIKDMAGLCKPYATEKLVKTLKEEIGLPIHFHTHDTAGTQAGSILKGAEVGLDIADAAMAPWSGGTSQPNLNTMVEALRNTDRDGDLDTDALDGIAEYWRAVREFYTPFEAVVLPANADLYRHEMPGGQYTNLFQQARALGLADQWADVCKVYADVNQLFGDIVKVTPTSKAVGDMALFLVANNITTADVLDPKRELAFPASVKDLIGGRMGQPPGGFPPEVQKRIMRDEPIMTDRPGAEFSPADFDAATATVKKMLGREPLRREVVSYLLYPKVYEDFAKHVKKYGDVSTLPTPVFFYGQEPGEEIAVDIEVGKTLIVKFLTIGEPHVDGVRVAFFELNGQPREVEIVDRSLESDAPKRIQADPDDPKQVGAAMPGMVVMVAVEAGEKVAKGQKLLSLEAMKMESTIYSEVEGTVEQVLVKPGSQVQTGDLLVRLA from the coding sequence ATGAAGAGCATCAAAAAACTGTTGGTGGCGAATCGTAGCGAAATCGCCATTCGCATCTGCCGTAGCGCCCACGAGTTGGGCATTCGCACGGTCGCGATGTACTCGTACGAAGACCGCTTTGCGCTCCATCGCTTCAAAGCGGATGAAGCGTACCAGATCGGAACGCAGGGAGAGCCGGTCCGCGCTTACCTGGACATCGACAGCGTGATCCGGCTCTGCCGCGAACACAAAATTGATGCGGTCCACCCCGGCTACGGGTTCATGTCGGAAAATCCCGAACTGGCCCGCGCCTGCCAAGAGAACGGCATCATCTTCGTCGGTCCCAGCGTCGACTGCCTGGAACGATTGGGCGACAAGACCGCGGCTCGCGCCATTGCTGAGCAAGCCGGCGTCCCCGTGCTGAGCGGCAGCCCGAAGGCGATCGCCGACGCCGCTGAAGGACGCAAGCTGGCCGAGAAGCTCGGCTTCCCGATCATTCTGAAAGCGGCCAAAGGGGGCGGCGGTCGCGGGATGCGCGTCGTCCGCGAAGCGAAGGACTTTGATACTTCATTCGAGTCGGCCACCCGCGAATCGCAATCGGCCTTCGGCAGCCCCGACATCTTCATCGAGAAGTACATCGAACAGGCACGCCACATCGAAGTGCAGTTGATGGGGGATACCCACGGCAACCTGATTCACTTGTTCGAGCGCGACTGCTCGGTGCAGCGTCGTCACCAGAAGGTGGTCGAAATCGCGCCGGCGCCCAATCTGCTTCCCGAAGTTCGCACCGCGCTGTGCGACGCGGCGATCAAGATTGGTAAGCAGGTCGGTTATCAGAACGCCGGGACGGTCGAGTTCCTGGTCGACAAGGCGACGAACCAGTACTACTTCATCGAAGTCAATCCGCGTATCCAGGTCGAACATACCGTTACCGAAGAAGTGACCGGCGTCGACGTTGTGAAAACGCAGATCCTGGTCGCGCAGGGAGAGCCGCTCAGCCATCCCGATATCGACCTGGCCGATCAAAGCAAGATCCAAACGGTCGGTTTCGCGCTGCAGTGCCGCGTCACTACCGAAGACCCGGCCAACAACTTTTTGCCTGACTATGGTCGCGTGAGCCATTATCGCTCGGCGAGTGGGATGGGGATTCGTTTGGACGCCGGTAGTGCGTTCTCCGGCGCTGTCGTGCATCCCTACTACGACTCGATGCTGGTGAAGGTGAGCGCTCGCGGTCGCAAGTTCACCGCCGCCGTTAAACGGATGGAGCGGGCCCTGCAAGAGTTCCGCGTTCGCGGCGTGAAGACGAACATTCCGTTCCTGATTCGCGTGATGTCGAACAAGACGTTCCTCGCCGGCGACTGCACCACGCGGTTCATCGACGAGACGCCCGATCTGTTCAACTTGCCGGTGCGCCGCGATCGCGCGACCAAGTTGCTCACCTACCTGGGCGAAGTCGCCGTCAACGGGAACGAACTGGTCAAAGGTCGTCCGGTCGCGACTCGCCGCGAGCCGGCGCCGCTGCCGCAGTACAGCACCAAGGGAGACGCGCCGGCCGGGCTGCGTCAGAAATACCAAGAGCTGGGCGCCGCGAAGTTCGGTCAATGGATTCGCGAGCAACAGCCGCTCCTCTACACCGACACCACCTTCCGCGACGCGCATCAATCGTTGCTCGCGACCCGCGTTCGCACCCGCGACCTGGTGAACATCGCCGAGGCGTATTCGCGTCTTTGCCCGCAACTCTTCTCGCTCGAAATGTGGGGCGGGGCGACGTTCGACACCAGCATGCGGTTCCTCAAAGAGGACCCGTGGCGTCGTCTGACCGAAATGCGCGAGAAGGTGCCAAACATCTTGTTCCAGATGTTGCTCCGCGCCTCGAATGCGGTCGGCTATACCAACTACCCGGACAACGTCGTGACGGCGTTCGTCGAAGAAGCGGCGCAGGCCGGCATCGACGTTTTCCGCGTGTTCGACGCGCTCAACTGGGCGCCCAACATGCAGATCGCGATGGAAGCGGTCGAAAAGACCCGCGCCATCTGCGAAGCGTCGATTTGCTACACCGGCGACATCTCCGATCCGAAACGGGACAAGTACTCGCTGAAGTACTACGTCGACCTGGCCAAGCAGCTTGAAAAGATGGGTGCCCATATCCTGGCGATCAAGGATATGGCCGGTCTCTGCAAGCCGTACGCGACCGAGAAGCTGGTCAAAACGCTCAAAGAAGAAATCGGTCTGCCGATTCACTTCCATACGCATGATACCGCCGGTACGCAGGCCGGTTCGATCTTGAAGGGCGCCGAAGTTGGGCTCGATATCGCCGACGCCGCGATGGCGCCTTGGTCGGGCGGCACGTCGCAGCCGAACCTCAACACGATGGTCGAAGCGCTCCGCAACACCGATCGGGACGGCGACCTCGATACCGACGCGCTCGACGGCATCGCCGAATACTGGCGCGCGGTCCGCGAGTTCTATACGCCGTTTGAAGCGGTCGTGCTGCCAGCCAACGCCGACCTCTACCGTCATGAAATGCCGGGCGGTCAGTACACCAACTTATTCCAACAGGCCCGCGCCTTGGGGCTGGCCGACCAGTGGGCCGACGTCTGCAAGGTTTACGCTGACGTCAACCAACTGTTTGGCGACATCGTCAAAGTAACGCCCACCTCGAAAGCGGTCGGCGACATGGCCCTCTTCCTGGTCGCCAACAACATCACGACCGCCGACGTCCTCGATCCGAAGCGGGAACTCGCTTTCCCGGCCTCGGTCAAAGACTTGATCGGCGGCCGGATGGGACAACCGCCGGGAGGTTTCCCGCCGGAAGTTCAGAAGCGGATCATGCGCGACGAGCCGATCATGACCGATCGTCCCGGCGCCGAGTTCTCGCCGGCTGACTTTGACGCCGCTACGGCGACCGTCAAGAAGATGCTCGGCCGCGAACCGCTGCGGCGCGAAGTCGTTTCGTACCTCCTTTACCCGAAGGTCTACGAAGATTTCGCCAAGCATGTGAAGAAGTATGGCGACGTCAGCACGTTGCCGACGCCGGTCTTCTTCTACGGCCAAGAGCCGGGCGAAGAAATCGCCGTTGATATCGAAGTCGGCAAGACGCTGATCGTGAAGTTCCTGACGATCGGCGAACCGCACGTCGACGGCGTCCGCGTCGCCTTCTTCGAGCTGAACGGTCAGCCGCGCGAAGTCGAAATCGTCGACCGCAGTTTGGAATCGGACGCGCCGAAGCGGATTCAGGCCGATCCGGACGATCCGAAGCAAGTGGGCGCCGCGATGCCTGGCATGGTGGTGATGGTCGCCGTCGAAGCCGGTGAGAAAGTCGCCAAGGGGCAGAAGCTCCTCTCGCTCGAAGCGATGAAGATGGAATCAACCATCTACAGCGAAGTCGAAGGGACCGTCGAACAGGTCCTGGTCAAACCGGGCAGCCAAGTGCAAACCGGCGACTTGCTGGTGAGACTGGCCTAA
- a CDS encoding 2-oxoglutarate dehydrogenase E1 component, with the protein MRTPLSKRLDIDVQNMAYAAELLDAYREDPNSVPDDWREFFGQLPKANGEPDGYASLAPPITTSSMFNPTGAAVEVNGGHVANGGYVAIKGEKAGSADALLQHSVDRMITAFRAYGHLHSRLDPLGLTTTPAAPLSPDQFDIKDSDLDRSVYVDRDGEIVLTTVRELFERMQRVYCGDVGIQLQHIDDHVVRRWLIEQVEGDDRNTSLDRDTQRRILQRLTEAMVFEEFVRKKYLGAKTFSLEGSETLIPLLDLAIHGFAEQGVRELVLAMPHRGRLSVLANVIRQPPREIFSQFEDADPQRHIGGGDVKYHMGASGDYVASSGQKVHVSLCFNPSHLEYVDPVAMGRMRAKQDRRGDTERQLGAVVLIHGDAAFAGEGVVQETLNLSQLTGYRTGGTLHVIVNNQLGFTTQPHDSRSTIYATDVARMLQSPIFHVNGENPAAVSQVVSLALEFRRAHQRDVVIDMYCFRRFGHNETDEPSFTQPLLYQAIEHHRSIRDRFLDNLVELGQFEVQEADEMLTRHHDFLQTEYEIGKDLVVEDRKPQNAWEGYFGGPQPAIGLDDPDTGVPITKLSKILHKLTEIPKGFHLHRKLTRQMEARRDMADGKRPLDWASAEALAFASLSMAGRRVRLSGQDAQRGTFSQRHGVLHDVVTGKTHSIFSKLSPDQAPVEMVNSPLSEVGVLGFDYGYSLDFPEALVAWEAQFGDFGNCAQVIVDEFISGAEDKWNRLSGIIMLLPHGYEGQGPEHSSGRLERFLAIGAEDNIQVAFPSTPAQYFHLLRRQTLRKWRKPLVIFTPKSLLRHPSAVSTLEELADGEFQNILPDVTVDPKNVRRIMLCSGKLYYELDAYRHEHGIDDIAIVRIEKLHPLRSGEVVEALEEYPSDCRVTWVQEEPINMGAWPHWATRFSGHRIGDHELHVVGRPRSASPATGSKSAHLWEQADLLERAFAD; encoded by the coding sequence ATGCGCACACCACTTTCGAAACGTCTTGACATTGATGTTCAAAACATGGCCTATGCAGCCGAGCTGCTAGACGCCTACCGGGAGGATCCCAACAGCGTTCCGGATGACTGGCGCGAATTCTTCGGGCAACTGCCGAAGGCCAACGGCGAACCGGACGGTTACGCCAGCCTCGCTCCGCCGATCACGACCTCCAGCATGTTCAATCCGACCGGCGCAGCGGTCGAAGTCAACGGCGGACATGTCGCTAACGGCGGCTACGTCGCAATCAAGGGGGAGAAGGCGGGGAGCGCCGACGCTCTGTTGCAACATAGCGTCGACCGAATGATCACCGCTTTTCGCGCGTACGGTCACTTGCACTCGCGGCTCGATCCGCTCGGCCTGACCACCACGCCGGCGGCTCCGCTGTCGCCCGATCAGTTCGACATCAAGGATAGCGACCTCGATCGCTCGGTCTACGTCGACCGCGACGGCGAGATCGTTTTGACGACCGTCCGCGAACTGTTTGAACGTATGCAGCGGGTCTACTGCGGCGACGTCGGCATTCAGCTGCAGCACATCGACGACCACGTCGTTCGTCGCTGGCTGATCGAACAGGTCGAAGGGGACGATCGCAACACCTCGCTCGATCGCGACACGCAGCGGCGCATCTTGCAGCGTCTGACCGAAGCGATGGTCTTCGAAGAGTTCGTCCGCAAAAAGTACCTCGGCGCCAAGACCTTCTCGCTGGAAGGTTCGGAAACGCTGATTCCGCTGCTCGACCTGGCGATCCATGGTTTCGCCGAGCAAGGGGTGCGCGAGTTGGTTCTGGCGATGCCTCACCGCGGTCGCTTGAGCGTGCTGGCCAACGTGATCCGTCAGCCTCCCCGCGAAATCTTCTCGCAGTTTGAAGACGCCGATCCGCAACGTCACATCGGCGGCGGCGACGTGAAGTACCACATGGGCGCCAGCGGCGATTACGTCGCCTCGTCGGGCCAGAAGGTTCACGTCTCCCTCTGCTTCAACCCGAGCCACCTCGAATACGTCGATCCGGTCGCGATGGGCCGTATGCGGGCCAAGCAGGATCGCCGCGGCGATACCGAACGCCAACTTGGCGCCGTCGTGCTGATTCACGGCGATGCGGCGTTCGCCGGCGAAGGGGTCGTGCAGGAAACGTTGAACCTCAGCCAGCTGACCGGTTATCGCACCGGCGGTACGCTGCACGTGATCGTCAACAACCAGCTTGGCTTCACTACGCAGCCGCACGACTCGCGTTCGACCATTTACGCGACCGACGTCGCTCGCATGCTGCAGTCGCCGATTTTCCACGTCAACGGCGAAAACCCGGCCGCCGTGTCGCAGGTCGTTTCGCTGGCGCTCGAATTCCGCCGCGCGCATCAGCGCGACGTCGTGATCGACATGTACTGCTTCCGCCGCTTCGGTCACAACGAAACGGACGAACCGAGCTTCACCCAGCCGCTGCTCTATCAGGCGATCGAACATCACCGCTCGATTCGCGATCGGTTCCTCGACAACCTGGTCGAACTGGGGCAGTTTGAAGTGCAGGAAGCGGATGAGATGCTCACCCGCCACCACGACTTCCTCCAGACCGAATACGAAATCGGTAAGGACCTGGTAGTCGAAGACCGCAAGCCGCAGAACGCTTGGGAAGGGTACTTCGGCGGTCCGCAGCCGGCGATTGGCCTGGACGATCCCGACACCGGCGTGCCGATCACGAAGCTCTCGAAGATTCTGCACAAGCTGACCGAGATCCCGAAGGGCTTCCACTTGCATCGCAAGTTGACCCGTCAGATGGAAGCGCGTCGCGATATGGCCGACGGAAAACGTCCGCTCGACTGGGCTTCGGCCGAAGCGTTGGCCTTCGCCAGCTTGTCGATGGCCGGTCGTCGCGTTCGTCTGTCCGGTCAGGACGCTCAGCGCGGTACGTTCAGTCAGCGCCACGGCGTGCTGCATGACGTCGTCACCGGCAAGACGCACAGCATCTTCTCGAAGCTGTCGCCCGATCAAGCGCCGGTCGAAATGGTAAACAGCCCGTTGAGCGAAGTCGGCGTGCTCGGCTTTGACTACGGCTATAGCTTGGACTTCCCCGAAGCGCTCGTCGCGTGGGAAGCGCAGTTCGGCGACTTCGGCAACTGCGCCCAGGTGATCGTCGACGAGTTCATCTCCGGCGCCGAAGACAAGTGGAACCGCCTCAGCGGCATCATCATGCTGCTGCCGCACGGCTACGAAGGGCAGGGCCCAGAACACTCCAGCGGCCGCTTGGAACGCTTCCTGGCGATCGGCGCCGAGGACAATATCCAGGTCGCCTTCCCGTCTACGCCGGCTCAGTACTTCCACTTGCTCCGTCGTCAGACGTTGCGAAAGTGGCGTAAGCCGCTGGTGATTTTCACTCCAAAGAGCCTGCTGCGTCATCCATCGGCGGTGTCGACGCTCGAGGAATTGGCCGACGGCGAATTCCAAAACATTCTACCCGACGTTACGGTCGATCCGAAGAACGTCCGCCGCATCATGCTCTGCTCCGGCAAGCTCTACTACGAACTCGACGCCTATCGCCACGAGCATGGGATCGACGACATCGCGATCGTCCGGATCGAAAAGCTCCATCCGCTCCGCAGCGGCGAAGTGGTCGAAGCTCTGGAAGAGTACCCGAGCGATTGCCGCGTTACCTGGGTTCAGGAAGAGCCGATCAACATGGGCGCCTGGCCGCACTGGGCGACGCGTTTCTCTGGTCACCGCATCGGCGACCACGAACTGCACGTCGTGGGACGTCCTCGTTCGGCGAGCCCGGCGACCGGCTCGAAGAGCGCTCACCTTTGGGAACAAGCGGACCTGCTCGAGCGAGCTTTCGCCGACTAA
- a CDS encoding NAD(P)-dependent alcohol dehydrogenase: MKCIAIQSYGPATRLQMMEMPRPEVGPHQILIRVKAASVNPVDWKLRSGMVRWIVPLKFPAILGFDVAGEIESVGAELSGKWNVGEQVCGYAPSPPGGCYAEFVAIDAEHVLRKPENLSPIEGASIPLAASTAWQALFDLCSLRPGDDVLINGASGGVGIFATQIAKIHHAKVTAVCSGRNEGLVRELGADEVINYHEVDFTQQKQKYDVIFDAVGKASFRDCCRVLDRYGRFATTLPSVETVAYSVFSKLQRRSCGMVLASSRKKDLQAIYGLAEQGKLRTIIDEVFPLDRAADAHRKSEDGHAVGKIVLQVAD; the protein is encoded by the coding sequence GTGAAATGCATCGCGATTCAATCGTACGGACCTGCGACGCGACTCCAGATGATGGAGATGCCGCGGCCTGAGGTCGGCCCGCATCAGATATTGATCCGGGTCAAAGCGGCCAGCGTCAATCCGGTCGACTGGAAACTGCGGAGCGGCATGGTGCGGTGGATCGTTCCGCTAAAGTTTCCCGCGATTCTCGGCTTTGACGTCGCCGGCGAGATCGAGTCGGTTGGCGCCGAGTTGAGCGGCAAATGGAACGTCGGCGAGCAGGTCTGCGGTTACGCTCCTTCTCCGCCGGGTGGATGTTACGCCGAGTTCGTAGCGATCGACGCCGAACATGTCTTGCGAAAGCCGGAAAACCTCTCGCCGATTGAAGGGGCGTCGATTCCGCTGGCGGCGTCGACCGCCTGGCAGGCGCTGTTTGACCTTTGTTCGCTGCGTCCCGGCGACGACGTTTTGATCAACGGCGCTTCGGGAGGGGTCGGTATCTTTGCGACGCAGATCGCCAAGATTCATCATGCGAAGGTGACCGCCGTCTGCAGCGGAAGGAACGAAGGACTCGTCCGCGAGTTGGGAGCGGACGAAGTGATTAACTATCACGAGGTCGATTTCACCCAGCAAAAGCAAAAGTACGACGTGATCTTTGACGCGGTCGGCAAAGCGTCGTTTCGCGATTGCTGCCGAGTGCTCGATCGGTATGGACGGTTCGCAACCACCTTACCGTCGGTCGAGACGGTCGCTTACTCCGTCTTCTCAAAGCTCCAGCGTCGCAGCTGCGGGATGGTCTTGGCGTCGTCTCGAAAGAAGGATCTGCAAGCGATCTACGGACTCGCCGAGCAAGGAAAGCTACGCACGATTATCGACGAGGTCTTCCCGCTCGACCGCGCGGCCGACGCGCATCGCAAGAGCGAAGATGGTCACGCGGTCGGAAAGATAGTATTGCAAGTGGCCGATTAG
- a CDS encoding FG-GAP repeat domain-containing protein, giving the protein MLRRCLTAGSLLLLALPLLAHGEEQLKFKKTQVETKFRSEGCAVGDFNRDGLMDISAGSVWYEAPDWKMHLIREKADEYDPKNYSDSFCNFAEDVNHDGWTDVLVVDFPGKQTWWFENPGKEEKTWVRHEMVPITNNESPDMRDVTGDGKRELVFAFDPGKKVGYAAPAEDPNAPWIITAVSEENAPGTDRYSHGIGAGDVNNDGRNDILVTAGWWEAPEDRSQTPWKFHPADFGEKCGHMYVYDFDGDGDNDVISSSAHDYGVWWYEQTPDGFKRHIIDKSFSQTHSSHLVDMNGDGLPDYVTGKRHWAHGGRDPGGNDPALMCWYELSRKDGKAVWTAHIFDDNSGIGTQFEVADMNGDGLLDVITSNKQGVFVFEQVREK; this is encoded by the coding sequence ATGCTGCGTCGTTGTCTCACCGCAGGTTCCCTTCTGTTGCTCGCGCTGCCGCTGCTGGCTCACGGCGAAGAGCAACTGAAGTTCAAGAAGACTCAGGTTGAAACCAAATTCCGTAGCGAAGGTTGCGCCGTCGGCGACTTCAATCGCGACGGCTTGATGGACATTTCGGCCGGCAGCGTCTGGTACGAAGCGCCCGATTGGAAGATGCACCTGATTCGCGAAAAGGCGGATGAATACGATCCGAAGAACTACAGCGATTCGTTCTGCAACTTCGCCGAAGACGTGAATCACGACGGCTGGACCGACGTGCTGGTGGTCGACTTCCCCGGCAAGCAGACCTGGTGGTTCGAGAACCCGGGCAAAGAAGAAAAGACATGGGTTCGTCATGAGATGGTGCCGATCACCAACAACGAAAGCCCCGACATGCGGGACGTCACCGGCGACGGCAAGCGGGAACTGGTCTTTGCGTTTGATCCGGGCAAGAAGGTCGGCTACGCCGCGCCGGCCGAAGATCCGAACGCTCCGTGGATCATCACCGCGGTTTCGGAAGAGAACGCCCCCGGCACCGATCGATACTCGCACGGCATCGGCGCCGGCGACGTCAATAACGACGGCCGCAACGACATCCTGGTCACCGCCGGTTGGTGGGAAGCGCCGGAAGATCGAAGCCAAACGCCTTGGAAGTTCCACCCGGCTGACTTTGGCGAAAAGTGCGGCCATATGTACGTCTACGACTTCGATGGCGACGGCGACAACGACGTGATCAGCAGCAGCGCCCACGACTACGGCGTCTGGTGGTACGAACAAACGCCGGATGGTTTCAAGCGGCACATCATCGACAAGTCGTTCTCGCAGACCCACTCGTCCCACCTGGTCGACATGAACGGCGACGGTTTGCCCGACTACGTCACCGGCAAGCGTCACTGGGCGCACGGCGGTCGCGATCCCGGCGGCAACGATCCGGCCCTCATGTGCTGGTACGAACTGTCGCGCAAAGATGGCAAAGCGGTCTGGACTGCGCACATCTTCGACGACAACAGCGGCATCGGCACCCAGTTTGAAGTGGCCGACATGAACGGCGACGGTTTGCTCGACGTCATCACGTCGAACAAGCAAGGGGTCTTCGTTTTCGAGCAGGTTCGCGAGAAATAG
- a CDS encoding TrmH family RNA methyltransferase, with product MNVEHLETLNDPRLVPYCGLAGKRDHRDTGLLIAESRFLVERLLASTLEVESILVDDPAKVPDLPPGREATPIYCLPRQQIQELVGFNFHRGVMACGRRPDLTDLRQVDWPDQERLTLAVAAQVVDPENLGSLIRASSAFGADALLIDDRCGDPFSRRALRVSTGHAFKIPIVETPHLLEQLQTAKSLGFELIATVLDESATHLKKEAVRCSRTALLFGNEGFGLEADVIALADRRVTIPMERGSDSLNVSMAAGVFLYHYCYML from the coding sequence ATGAACGTCGAGCATCTAGAAACGTTAAACGATCCGCGGCTGGTCCCGTATTGCGGCCTGGCTGGCAAACGCGATCATCGCGATACCGGCCTGTTGATCGCCGAGAGCCGCTTTCTGGTCGAGCGTCTGCTCGCCAGTACGCTTGAGGTCGAGTCGATCCTGGTCGACGATCCAGCCAAGGTTCCTGACTTGCCGCCGGGGCGGGAAGCAACGCCGATCTACTGTCTGCCGCGGCAGCAGATTCAAGAACTGGTCGGCTTTAACTTTCACCGCGGCGTGATGGCGTGCGGGCGTCGACCTGATCTGACCGACCTGCGACAAGTCGACTGGCCCGATCAAGAGCGACTCACCCTGGCGGTCGCCGCTCAAGTCGTCGATCCAGAGAATCTCGGCAGTTTGATTCGCGCGAGCAGCGCCTTTGGCGCCGACGCTCTGCTGATCGACGATCGCTGCGGCGATCCCTTCTCCCGCCGCGCGTTACGCGTCTCGACAGGACACGCGTTCAAGATTCCGATCGTCGAAACGCCCCATCTGCTCGAGCAATTGCAGACCGCCAAGTCGCTCGGCTTTGAGCTGATCGCCACCGTGCTGGACGAATCGGCCACGCACCTAAAGAAAGAGGCGGTGCGCTGTTCACGCACCGCCTTGCTGTTTGGCAATGAAGGATTCGGGCTAGAGGCTGACGTGATCGCCCTGGCCGATCGGCGCGTGACGATCCCGATGGAGCGCGGCAGCGATTCGCTCAACGTGTCGATGGCTGCCGGCGTTTTCCTCTACCACTACTGCTACATGCTGTAG